From Equus asinus isolate D_3611 breed Donkey chromosome 14, EquAss-T2T_v2, whole genome shotgun sequence, one genomic window encodes:
- the TMEM225B gene encoding LOW QUALITY PROTEIN: transmembrane protein 225B (The sequence of the model RefSeq protein was modified relative to this genomic sequence to represent the inferred CDS: inserted 1 base in 1 codon; substituted 2 bases at 2 genomic stop codons), producing the protein MPHLSLLLSLAQVMLTLEDKEMKGFMWATAPALTSLGYLLMLVVFIXPFWVRLVNEESREVFSRGLFENCLHIKCWKLXPLSVYIVLGRFFLLSAVVLSFLTTFSMWSFAAQLFLRTRKHNFVSAFISFLTGVELQASLGEESKGRESVMVSATPLLPGVAVVPANPTTPDVVKVPATLAPPPASSFPCCAICLFQESACLGCHLLPISQNIEETKGILHLVNLESLGGXLSSIQKETLLKEETIV; encoded by the exons atgccccatctctctctcttactttccCTTGCACAGGTGATGCTGACTTTAGAGGACAAGGAGATGAAGGGATTCATGTGGGCCACAGCCCCAGCCTTGACCTCCCTGGGCTACCTGCTCATGCTGGTGGTCTTCA TCCCTTTTTGGGTGCGGCTGGTGAACGAGGAGTCCCGTGAAGTGTTTTCCAGGGGCCTGTTTGAGAACTGCCTCCATATCAAATGCTGGAAGCTTTGACCCTTATCTG TGTACATCGTCCTTGGCCGCTTCTTTCTGCTGTCTGCAGTTGTCTTGTCTTTCCTCACCACCTTCAGCATGTGGTCCTTTGCTGCTCAGCTCTTTCTAAGGACCCGGAAGCACAACTTTGTGTCAGCCTTCATCAGCTTCCTCACAGGTGTGGAACTGCAGGCAAGCCTTGGGGAGGAGTCCAAAGGCAGGGAATCTGTGATGGTCTCT GCCACCCCCCTGCTCCCCGGTGTAGCAGTGGTGCCTGCAAACCCAACAACTCCAGACGTGGTGAAGGTGCCTGCAACCCTGGCTCCTCCAccagcttcctccttcccctgct GTGCCATCTGCCTCTTTCAAGAATCAGCCTGCCTTGGCTGCCATTTGTTGCCCATTTCCCAGAATATTGAGGAGACCAAAGGGATCCTGCACCTGGTAAATCTGGAGAGTCTGGGAGGGTAACTGAGCTCAATACAAAAGGAGACTTTGCTGAAGGAAGAAACAATTGTGTAG